One genomic window of Muntiacus reevesi chromosome 4, mMunRee1.1, whole genome shotgun sequence includes the following:
- the RBFA gene encoding putative ribosome-binding factor A, mitochondrial isoform X1: MWAALRWRPGLHLGLLSGVRGLHSSPVSCGKNLLKKFASKTKKKFWYEGPSLGSHLTHKSAQLEFLTKCTSRRTRKEDQVRLRALNGLLYKALTDMLCTPEVSQELCDLNVELCKVSLTSDFSACRVFWRTTLSEAQNAHTEAVLRRSAAHMRHLLMSQQTLRNVPPIVFVQDKKYAAVMEIDRLLAIADFGPRDEKEDFVQSDFSDPEALDVALPSDTVGPAAHFNLCGIDHEALNKQILEYKRRREQGHRSVGHLWPEHMADLIKQMRRRKAKPHVDDDLSPKNYLQGGE, encoded by the exons ATGTGGGCCGCTCTCAGGTGGCGGCCGGGGCTCCACCTGGGGCTTCTGAGTGGTGTCCGAGGTCTGCACAGCTCGCCTGTGTCCTGTGGCAAGAACCTGCTCAAGAAATTTGCTTCGAAAACCAA GAAGAAGTTCTGGTATGAAGGTCCTTCCTTGGGCTCTCACTTG ACCCACAAGTCAGCCCAGTTGGAGTTCCTGACGAAGTGCACCTCTCGGAGAACCCGGAAGGAAGACCAGGTGCGCCTGAGGGCCCTAAACGGTCTCCTCTACAAAGCGCTCACAGACATGCTGTGCACCCCTGAAGTGAGCCAGGAGTTGTGTGACCTGAACGTGGAGCTCTGCAAG gtctctctgacttcagacttctCCGCCTGCCGCGTCTTCTGGAGGACGACCCTCTCTGAGGCTCAGAACGCACACACGGAGGCTGTCCTGCGGAGAAGTGCTGCGCACATGAG GCATCTTCTGATGTCTCAGCAGACCCTGAGGAATGTGCCACCTATAGTGTTCGTTCAGGACAAAAAATATGCAGCTGTGATGGAG ATTGATCGGCTACTGGCAATTGCTGATTTTGGACCCCGGGATGAAAAAGAAGACTTTGTGCAAAGTGACTTCAG TGACCCCGAGGCCCTGGATGTGGCTTTGCCAAGTGATACCGTGGGCCCTGCTGCACACTTCAACCTGTGTGGGATTGACCATGAGGCACTCAACAAGCAGATCCTGGAGTacaagaggagaagagagcaaGGGCACAGGAGTGTGGGGCACCTGTGGCCAGAGCACATGGCTGACCTGATAAAgcagatgaggaggaggaaggccaAGCCCCACGTGGATGATGACCTCTCTCCCAAGAACTATCTGCAGGGTGGGGAGTGA
- the RBFA gene encoding putative ribosome-binding factor A, mitochondrial isoform X2, protein METHKSAQLEFLTKCTSRRTRKEDQVRLRALNGLLYKALTDMLCTPEVSQELCDLNVELCKVSLTSDFSACRVFWRTTLSEAQNAHTEAVLRRSAAHMRHLLMSQQTLRNVPPIVFVQDKKYAAVMEIDRLLAIADFGPRDEKEDFVQSDFSDPEALDVALPSDTVGPAAHFNLCGIDHEALNKQILEYKRRREQGHRSVGHLWPEHMADLIKQMRRRKAKPHVDDDLSPKNYLQGGE, encoded by the exons ATGGAGACCCACAAGTCAGCCCAGTTGGAGTTCCTGACGAAGTGCACCTCTCGGAGAACCCGGAAGGAAGACCAGGTGCGCCTGAGGGCCCTAAACGGTCTCCTCTACAAAGCGCTCACAGACATGCTGTGCACCCCTGAAGTGAGCCAGGAGTTGTGTGACCTGAACGTGGAGCTCTGCAAG gtctctctgacttcagacttctCCGCCTGCCGCGTCTTCTGGAGGACGACCCTCTCTGAGGCTCAGAACGCACACACGGAGGCTGTCCTGCGGAGAAGTGCTGCGCACATGAG GCATCTTCTGATGTCTCAGCAGACCCTGAGGAATGTGCCACCTATAGTGTTCGTTCAGGACAAAAAATATGCAGCTGTGATGGAG ATTGATCGGCTACTGGCAATTGCTGATTTTGGACCCCGGGATGAAAAAGAAGACTTTGTGCAAAGTGACTTCAG TGACCCCGAGGCCCTGGATGTGGCTTTGCCAAGTGATACCGTGGGCCCTGCTGCACACTTCAACCTGTGTGGGATTGACCATGAGGCACTCAACAAGCAGATCCTGGAGTacaagaggagaagagagcaaGGGCACAGGAGTGTGGGGCACCTGTGGCCAGAGCACATGGCTGACCTGATAAAgcagatgaggaggaggaaggccaAGCCCCACGTGGATGATGACCTCTCTCCCAAGAACTATCTGCAGGGTGGGGAGTGA
- the LOC136166222 gene encoding probable 2-ketogluconate reductase isoform X3, whose protein sequence is MGDQDLPGVLVSDLEGPHGICEDHAEDLKRHFNLITMQDFLENKAQLGPKIQAVYIWGGRPAVNQELLCSLPSLKIVASAGAGLDHLDLGLVASFGVKVANTPHAVSSPTADLGMALLLAAARRVVEGHELAVSPHTENFPTDYMGQQVTGATLGIIGMGSIGYKIAQRARAFEMKIVYHNRKRRKLEEEEAVGAIYCEKLDDLLQRSDFVMLAVSLTPQTQGLIGKRELRLMKPTAILINIGRGLLVDQDALVEALQTGLIKAAALDVTYPEPLPRDHPLLELKNITLTPHIGSATHQARRQMMENLVESILASFSGLPIPNEVLLK, encoded by the exons ATGGGTGATCAGGACCTACCTGGAGTTCTGGTGTCTGATCTTGAAGGACCACATGGCATATGTGAAGATCATGCTGAAGACCTGAAGAGACACTTTAATCTCATTACCATGCAAGACTTTTTGGAAAATAAAGCACAGCTGGGTCCCAAGATCCAAGCTGTATACATCTGGGGCGGAAGGCCGGCCGTCAACCAGGAGCTCCTGTGCAGCCTGCCCTCCTTGAAGATCGTGGCCAGTGCAGGGGCAGGGTTGGACCATCTGGACCTAGGGCTCGTGGCCAGCTTTGGCGTGAAGGTGGCCAACACACCACATGCTGTCTCCAGTCCCACGGCAGACCTGGGGATGGCCTTGCTGCTTGCCGCAGCTCGGAGAGTTGTGGAAG GTCATGAGTTGGCTGTTTCACCACATACAGAGAACTTTCCTACAGACTATATGGGTCAACAAGTGACAGGGGCCACTCTGGGAATTATCGGCATGGGCAGCATTGGCTATAAGATTGCTCAAAGGGCCAGAGCATTTGAAATGAAGATTGTCTATCACAATAGGAAACGCAG AAaattggaggaggaggaagctgtTGGGGCCATTTACTGTGAGAAGCTGGATGACCTGCTTCAGCGGTCGGACTTTGTGATGTTGGCTGTGAGCTTGACGCCACAGACCCAGGGCCTGATTGGGAAGCGGGAGCTGAGGTTAATGAAGCCCACCGCCATCCTCATCAACATCGGCAGAG GTCTGCTAGTTGATCAAGACGCCCTGGTGGAAGCCCTTCAGACCGGGCTTATTAAGGCGGCAGCGCTGGATGTGAcgtacccagagcccctgcccag AGATCATCCTTTATTGGAGTTGAAGAACATCACTCTGACACCTCACATTGGAAGTGCAACTCATCAAGCAAGACGACAGATGATGGAAAATTTGGTTGAAAGCATCCTGGCTTCTTTCAGTGGCCTTCCTATTCCTAACGAAGTGCTGCTTAAATGA
- the LOC136166222 gene encoding probable 2-ketogluconate reductase isoform X2, with translation MTMGDQDLPGVLVSDLEGPHGICEDHAEDLKRHFNLITMQDFLENKAQLGPKIQAVYIWGGRPAVNQELLCSLPSLKIVASAGAGLDHLDLGLVASFGVKVANTPHAVSSPTADLGMALLLAAARRVVEGHELAVSPHTENFPTDYMGQQVTGATLGIIGMGSIGYKIAQRARAFEMKIVYHNRKRRKLEEEEAVGAIYCEKLDDLLQRSDFVMLAVSLTPQTQGLIGKRELRLMKPTAILINIGRGLLVDQDALVEALQTGLIKAAALDVTYPEPLPRDHPLLELKNITLTPHIGSATHQARRQMMENLVESILASFSGLPIPNEVLLK, from the exons ACCATGGGTGATCAGGACCTACCTGGAGTTCTGGTGTCTGATCTTGAAGGACCACATGGCATATGTGAAGATCATGCTGAAGACCTGAAGAGACACTTTAATCTCATTACCATGCAAGACTTTTTGGAAAATAAAGCACAGCTGGGTCCCAAGATCCAAGCTGTATACATCTGGGGCGGAAGGCCGGCCGTCAACCAGGAGCTCCTGTGCAGCCTGCCCTCCTTGAAGATCGTGGCCAGTGCAGGGGCAGGGTTGGACCATCTGGACCTAGGGCTCGTGGCCAGCTTTGGCGTGAAGGTGGCCAACACACCACATGCTGTCTCCAGTCCCACGGCAGACCTGGGGATGGCCTTGCTGCTTGCCGCAGCTCGGAGAGTTGTGGAAG GTCATGAGTTGGCTGTTTCACCACATACAGAGAACTTTCCTACAGACTATATGGGTCAACAAGTGACAGGGGCCACTCTGGGAATTATCGGCATGGGCAGCATTGGCTATAAGATTGCTCAAAGGGCCAGAGCATTTGAAATGAAGATTGTCTATCACAATAGGAAACGCAG AAaattggaggaggaggaagctgtTGGGGCCATTTACTGTGAGAAGCTGGATGACCTGCTTCAGCGGTCGGACTTTGTGATGTTGGCTGTGAGCTTGACGCCACAGACCCAGGGCCTGATTGGGAAGCGGGAGCTGAGGTTAATGAAGCCCACCGCCATCCTCATCAACATCGGCAGAG GTCTGCTAGTTGATCAAGACGCCCTGGTGGAAGCCCTTCAGACCGGGCTTATTAAGGCGGCAGCGCTGGATGTGAcgtacccagagcccctgcccag AGATCATCCTTTATTGGAGTTGAAGAACATCACTCTGACACCTCACATTGGAAGTGCAACTCATCAAGCAAGACGACAGATGATGGAAAATTTGGTTGAAAGCATCCTGGCTTCTTTCAGTGGCCTTCCTATTCCTAACGAAGTGCTGCTTAAATGA